The proteins below come from a single Holdemania massiliensis genomic window:
- the tilS gene encoding tRNA lysidine(34) synthetase TilS, whose product MRWDQLAEKKWIIGVSGGPDSMALLDLCRRHQVAVVCAHVNYHHRPTADRDQLLVEDYCHTHAIPISSRSPIQEASGNFQAWARDVRYAFFAELAKAEGAAGVLIAHHLDDFLETALLQQESGRQSEVLGIREEGRVMGVQVVRPLLNRTKQQLQDYCDRHHIPYGIDESNLSDDYRRNQLRHHQLAELSEDQKRSAVQKLKRRNRNRQKRRDAVKAKLNPANQIISQEIFLTLNETEQRIFLRMWMQEQGASVPSEAFLIELIKALRQKQGNFNLTFSKDRRFQLAYGFFSLDFTEEVSYCYVLDKIELFATPYFKVAMQGETTEAVTLTEEDFPITIRSPQPQDAIQLRFGTKRLNRWFIDRKIPPDQRRSWPVVVNRGGEIVLVPKIGCNVAHYSNNPTCFVIK is encoded by the coding sequence ATGCGATGGGATCAACTGGCAGAGAAAAAGTGGATCATCGGCGTTTCCGGCGGACCGGATTCGATGGCTTTGCTTGACTTATGCCGGCGCCATCAAGTTGCGGTCGTCTGCGCCCACGTGAATTATCATCATCGTCCGACAGCCGATCGGGATCAGCTGCTTGTAGAAGACTATTGTCATACTCATGCGATTCCCATTTCCAGTCGGTCCCCCATCCAGGAAGCCAGCGGAAATTTTCAGGCTTGGGCACGGGACGTTCGGTACGCTTTCTTTGCCGAGCTGGCAAAAGCGGAAGGAGCGGCCGGAGTGTTGATCGCCCATCATCTGGATGATTTTCTGGAAACAGCTCTTTTGCAGCAGGAATCAGGCCGTCAGAGTGAAGTGCTGGGCATCCGCGAGGAAGGCCGGGTCATGGGCGTTCAGGTGGTGCGTCCCTTATTAAATAGAACAAAGCAGCAGCTGCAGGACTATTGCGATCGGCACCACATCCCCTATGGTATTGACGAATCCAACCTCAGTGACGATTACCGCCGCAATCAGCTGCGTCATCATCAGCTGGCTGAACTGAGTGAAGACCAGAAACGTTCAGCGGTTCAAAAATTGAAGCGCCGCAACCGTAATCGTCAGAAAAGAAGGGATGCTGTCAAAGCTAAGCTGAATCCTGCGAATCAGATCATTTCCCAGGAAATATTCCTGACGCTGAATGAAACAGAGCAGCGGATCTTCCTGCGTATGTGGATGCAGGAACAGGGGGCATCCGTCCCGTCGGAAGCTTTTCTGATCGAACTGATCAAAGCGCTGAGACAGAAACAAGGTAATTTTAATCTGACTTTCAGTAAAGACCGCCGATTTCAGCTTGCTTACGGATTCTTTTCACTTGACTTCACAGAAGAGGTATCTTATTGTTATGTTCTGGATAAAATAGAATTGTTCGCGACGCCGTATTTTAAGGTTGCGATGCAGGGAGAAACTACGGAAGCTGTGACCCTGACAGAGGAAGACTTTCCGATCACGATCCGCAGTCCGCAGCCGCAGGATGCAATTCAGCTGCGCTTCGGCACAAAGCGTCTAAACCGATGGTTTATTGACCGAAAGATTCCGCCGGATCAGCGCCGCAGCTGGCCCGTCGTTGTCAACCGCGGCGGAGAAATTGTTCTGGTCCCGAAAATAGGCTGTAATGTCGCACATTACTCTAACAATCCAACTTGTTTTGTGATAAAATAG
- the hpt gene encoding hypoxanthine phosphoribosyltransferase, whose amino-acid sequence MHPCLEKILLNEDEIVARCKELGQQLTEEYKHNEQPPLLVALLKGSVPFLAELIKHIDLDIQFDFMDVSSYEGTESIGDIKIIKDLDCSVKNLDILLVEDIVDTGRTLKTVKTMLKNKGAKTVRVVTLLDKPDRRVVDIEADYTGFEIPNEFVVGFGLDFNQKYRNFPFVGVLKEECYK is encoded by the coding sequence ATGCATCCATGTTTAGAAAAAATTTTACTCAATGAAGACGAAATTGTCGCCCGCTGCAAAGAGCTGGGACAACAACTTACCGAAGAGTACAAACACAATGAACAACCCCCGCTGCTGGTCGCGTTGTTAAAGGGATCTGTTCCTTTTTTGGCAGAATTGATCAAGCATATCGATCTGGACATTCAATTTGATTTTATGGATGTTTCCAGCTATGAAGGCACGGAATCTATTGGCGATATTAAGATTATCAAGGACTTAGACTGCTCGGTTAAAAACCTGGACATTCTGTTGGTCGAGGATATTGTGGATACCGGCAGAACGCTGAAAACGGTCAAGACCATGCTGAAAAACAAAGGCGCAAAAACCGTGCGTGTCGTCACGCTGCTGGATAAACCGGACCGTCGGGTTGTCGATATTGAAGCAGATTATACCGGCTTTGAAATTCCCAATGAATTCGTAGTCGGATTTGGACTGGACTTCAATCAGAAGTACCGCAATTTCCCATTTGTCGGAGTTTTGAAAGAAGAATGCTACAAGTAA
- the ftsH gene encoding ATP-dependent zinc metalloprotease FtsH, whose protein sequence is MRNNRWINFVPYLIVILALFSLMNMNTGTATQNLTYNEFQKLVEEQKVTESALTVGDNVIKIKGVFEQDGKKVGFTASVPRSETEVDALMSALKAADVKVSDMNESNLFLDTIMSLIPFVIFGAMAFFLISKMNGGGNNKAFEFSKSRARLEGNIKVRFEDVAGCDEEKQEMAEIIDYLKSPKKFAKMGARIPKGILMVGSPGTGKTLLAKAVAGEADVPFYSISGSDFVEMFVGVGASRVRDMFKKAQQTAPCMIFIDEIDAVGRQRGAGLGGGHDEREQTLNQLLVEMDGITDNAGIVVIAATNRPDVLDPALLRPGRFDRQITVSLPDRRGRKAILEVHARNKKLAPEIDLDALAKRTPGFSGADLENVLNEAAILAVRENSDLIHMHNLDEAIDRVMMGPAKKSRKYDEKSKKLVAYHESGHAIVGLNLENSNIVQKVTIIPRGTAGGYNLMTPKEEKIMNTKNDLMSAITGYMGGRVAEEVFFDDITTGAVNDIEQATKLARDMVTLYGMSDLGPVQYDHGQQNVFLGRDYNSASNVSGQVAFEIDQEIRKIIDQCHDEAKKIILEHKEELIKIAEALIENETLTAEQIDKIIKGEPFLDLPAAPEVKSESEETVETETIVTEITENSQTETEAE, encoded by the coding sequence ATGCGTAATAATCGTTGGATCAATTTTGTTCCGTATCTGATTGTGATCCTGGCGCTGTTCAGCTTAATGAACATGAATACCGGGACTGCGACACAGAACCTGACCTACAACGAGTTTCAAAAATTAGTGGAAGAACAGAAAGTCACCGAAAGTGCTTTAACCGTCGGTGACAATGTCATTAAGATCAAAGGTGTTTTCGAGCAGGATGGCAAGAAGGTGGGTTTTACCGCTTCCGTGCCGCGTTCGGAAACTGAAGTTGACGCGCTGATGAGCGCCTTGAAAGCGGCCGATGTCAAGGTCAGCGACATGAATGAATCCAATTTGTTCTTGGATACGATCATGTCTTTGATTCCGTTTGTGATTTTCGGCGCGATGGCGTTCTTCTTAATCTCCAAGATGAACGGCGGCGGCAACAACAAGGCGTTTGAATTCTCCAAATCCCGGGCCCGGCTGGAAGGCAACATCAAAGTCCGCTTTGAGGATGTCGCCGGCTGTGACGAGGAAAAACAGGAAATGGCCGAAATTATCGACTACCTGAAATCACCGAAAAAATTCGCCAAGATGGGCGCCCGGATTCCGAAGGGCATCCTGATGGTCGGCTCACCGGGTACCGGTAAAACTTTGCTGGCGAAAGCGGTGGCTGGGGAAGCGGATGTTCCGTTCTATTCGATTTCCGGTTCAGATTTCGTTGAAATGTTTGTCGGCGTCGGCGCCAGCCGTGTCCGAGATATGTTTAAGAAAGCGCAGCAGACAGCGCCGTGCATGATCTTTATCGATGAAATCGATGCGGTTGGCCGGCAGCGTGGTGCCGGCTTAGGCGGCGGTCATGATGAACGGGAACAGACCTTAAACCAGCTGTTGGTTGAAATGGATGGAATTACGGACAACGCCGGAATTGTTGTTATTGCGGCGACTAACCGTCCTGATGTTCTGGATCCGGCTTTGCTGCGTCCAGGCCGGTTTGACCGACAGATCACCGTATCTCTGCCGGATCGCAGAGGAAGAAAAGCGATTTTGGAAGTCCATGCCCGCAATAAGAAGCTGGCGCCGGAAATTGATCTGGATGCGTTAGCCAAGCGGACGCCGGGATTTTCCGGGGCAGATCTGGAAAATGTGCTGAACGAAGCGGCCATTTTGGCTGTGCGTGAAAACAGTGATCTGATCCATATGCACAATCTGGATGAAGCGATTGACCGCGTTATGATGGGACCGGCGAAGAAATCCAGAAAGTACGATGAAAAATCCAAGAAGTTAGTAGCTTACCATGAGTCCGGCCATGCGATTGTCGGCCTGAATCTGGAAAACTCCAATATTGTTCAGAAAGTGACGATTATTCCGCGTGGCACAGCCGGGGGTTATAACCTGATGACGCCGAAGGAAGAAAAGATCATGAATACTAAGAACGACCTGATGTCGGCAATTACCGGCTACATGGGCGGTCGGGTTGCTGAAGAAGTCTTCTTTGATGATATTACCACTGGGGCGGTCAATGATATCGAACAGGCGACCAAACTGGCGCGGGATATGGTTACGCTGTATGGAATGAGTGATCTCGGTCCGGTGCAGTATGACCATGGTCAGCAGAATGTCTTCCTGGGCCGGGATTACAACTCGGCAAGCAATGTGTCCGGACAGGTTGCCTTTGAGATCGATCAGGAAATTCGGAAGATCATCGACCAGTGCCATGATGAAGCCAAGAAAATTATCCTGGAACATAAAGAAGAATTGATCAAAATTGCGGAGGCTCTGATTGAAAACGAAACGCTGACCGCAGAACAGATCGATAAGATTATTAAAGGGGAACCTTTCCTGGATTTGCCAGCAGCCCCTGAAGTGAAATCGGAATCGGAAGAAACGGTTGAAACCGAAACGATCGTAACAGAGATCACTGAGAATTCTCAAACAGAAACAGAAGCTGAATAA
- a CDS encoding helix-turn-helix domain-containing protein → MDYNQILARRIQELCELKNISLEVLSQKAKISERTLRRLVKGLYKNPGMATIFRIAYALDMTLAEFLDFPEINEVEFSNSGSSPTSQADDQELES, encoded by the coding sequence ATGGATTACAATCAAATATTAGCAAGACGGATTCAAGAATTGTGCGAACTCAAAAATATTTCATTGGAAGTATTAAGTCAGAAGGCAAAGATCAGCGAACGAACATTAAGGAGACTTGTCAAAGGTCTTTATAAAAATCCCGGGATGGCGACGATTTTTCGTATTGCCTATGCGTTGGATATGACATTGGCCGAGTTTTTGGATTTTCCGGAGATCAATGAAGTCGAATTTTCCAATTCAGGATCATCACCTACTTCACAAGCCGACGATCAAGAGCTGGAATCCTGA
- a CDS encoding Nif3-like dinuclear metal center hexameric protein — translation MKISEVIQKMKQYHRGTVRGEPIDEATTRDQILYGNPDQECTGIVTTCYASVDVIRKAHASGANLIISHEALFWNHGDHTDWLEAAQNKTFLAKKQLLEETGMVVWRDHDYIHSGIPMNGGYVDGIFHGVMVTLGWEKYLSCDPARPMVFELPETPVKEIGRQIMEKFHLTGLKMLGNTEAKVRKVAIVGHILGGDNDTITWIEQEEIELVIAMELVDFTVSEYIRDSAMLQRPKAILAVGHFNTEEPGMEYMVRYIPEALGTVIPCRYIQSGDMYEFMTV, via the coding sequence ATGAAAATAAGTGAAGTTATTCAAAAAATGAAGCAGTACCATCGCGGAACGGTCAGAGGGGAACCAATCGACGAAGCGACAACTCGGGATCAGATTCTGTATGGAAATCCGGATCAGGAATGCACGGGGATTGTGACGACTTGTTATGCTTCGGTTGACGTGATCCGCAAGGCTCACGCCAGTGGAGCCAATCTGATCATCTCGCATGAAGCACTGTTTTGGAATCATGGTGATCATACGGACTGGCTGGAAGCTGCGCAGAACAAGACTTTCCTGGCTAAGAAGCAGCTGCTGGAGGAAACCGGCATGGTTGTCTGGCGTGATCATGATTATATCCACTCAGGAATACCGATGAACGGCGGATACGTTGATGGGATTTTCCATGGGGTGATGGTGACTTTGGGCTGGGAAAAATATCTTAGCTGTGATCCGGCTCGGCCCATGGTTTTTGAATTGCCGGAAACACCGGTGAAGGAAATCGGCCGTCAGATTATGGAAAAGTTCCATCTGACAGGATTGAAAATGCTGGGAAATACCGAGGCAAAAGTACGGAAGGTTGCGATTGTCGGACATATCCTGGGTGGTGACAATGATACAATTACCTGGATTGAACAGGAAGAAATAGAGCTTGTGATTGCCATGGAACTGGTTGACTTTACCGTCAGCGAATATATCCGTGACAGCGCGATGCTGCAAAGACCGAAAGCGATTCTGGCAGTCGGGCATTTCAATACAGAAGAACCGGGAATGGAATATATGGTCCGTTACATCCCGGAAGCCCTGGGCACCGTAATTCCATGCCGGTATATTCAGTCCGGCGACATGTACGAATTTATGACAGTGTAG